Proteins from one bacterium genomic window:
- a CDS encoding CusA/CzcA family heavy metal efflux RND transporter — MIEKIIDWSAKNRFIVILAYLILTGFGIYSVSNLPVDAIPDLSENQVIIFTEWMGRSPEVVEQQLTFPIVTSLQGLTDVKAVRASSMFGMSFVFVIFEDNTDIYFARTRVLERLSTVQTQLPVGVTPTLGPDGTGVGHVFWYTVERKNYDLGTLRAVQDWYIRYKLSAVEGVAEVASIGGYVRQYQVDIDPIKLRAFNLTVSDIVNAIQRSNNEVGGKIVEASAAEYFVRGQGYIQTKEDIENTVVKNSANGIPVFLKTVATVQIGADIRRGSLEKDGQGQVVGGIIVMRNGENAKAVIDRVKEKIEELKNGLPEGVEIKTSYDRSTLIDEAIGTLDRALIEAAIVVSLMVALFLLHFRSILRIIIEIPVAVLLSFILMRVFGITSNIMSLGGIILAIGVIVDSSIVMVENAYRNIANAIKEKGHLNAKDYKTLSIQSAKQVGRAIFFSELIILVSFLPVFLLTGQEGKLFIPLAFTKTFVMIGASVVVITLIPVLMTLLMRGKFRNENENPVTRVTNKFYEPVIRWVLKYRKITIGINVIALISTVPMILNTGSEFMPPLDEGSILYMPVTLPNASITEVNRILQTQDKIIRSIPEVHHVLGKAGRAETATDNAPLSMIETIILLKPKNTWRPGITKSDIINELDSKLQIPGVSNGWTQPIINRINMLATGVRTDIGFKVFGNNLDTLEYYAVKAEQILKAVDGAADVVAERVQNGLYLDMAIKREAIARYGINITDVQDIIEMAIGGQNLGTILDGRMRFPIRMRYDRDLRNNVDELKSLIVPVNTGSAMASTSMNAKSVYRPVANNSMNDPVMNSNETVTNPFSLDRIDQNAKLYLQLSELADIRIQSGPPMISSENGMLRSIVYMNTRGRDMGSVMNDAKRAIESQLKLPSGYSYTWSGQYESKMRAQRTITIIMPVVFLIIFVLLYFTLHDYKEAFVVMLSVPFALIGGVYMIYAMGYNFSVAVWVGFIALYGIAVETGVVMVVYLHEALDKRLRAFQNGERGAITVKDIYEATIEGSVLRLRPKLMTVCTSLIGLVPVMWATGTGSDVMKPLTAPMIGGLITSAVHVLVVTPILFAMMKEHALKKGTLEISKMADWMK, encoded by the coding sequence ATGATAGAAAAAATTATAGATTGGTCGGCCAAGAATCGTTTTATCGTCATTCTCGCATATCTCATCCTGACAGGATTCGGAATATATTCCGTTTCGAATTTACCGGTTGACGCTATCCCCGATCTCTCCGAAAATCAAGTCATCATTTTCACGGAATGGATGGGGCGTTCGCCGGAAGTGGTTGAGCAGCAATTAACTTTTCCAATTGTAACGTCTTTACAAGGATTGACCGATGTCAAAGCCGTTCGCGCCTCGTCGATGTTCGGTATGTCATTCGTCTTTGTCATATTTGAAGACAATACCGATATTTATTTTGCACGGACGCGCGTACTCGAACGACTCAGTACGGTACAAACTCAGTTACCTGTCGGCGTGACGCCGACATTGGGTCCGGACGGAACCGGTGTCGGGCATGTATTTTGGTATACCGTCGAAAGAAAAAATTACGATTTGGGAACGTTACGCGCCGTTCAGGACTGGTACATTCGTTATAAACTTTCGGCCGTTGAAGGCGTTGCCGAAGTCGCCAGTATAGGAGGTTACGTCCGGCAATATCAGGTTGATATCGATCCGATCAAACTGCGGGCATTCAATCTTACCGTATCCGATATTGTCAATGCCATTCAGCGCAGCAACAACGAAGTTGGCGGTAAAATTGTCGAAGCCAGCGCCGCCGAATATTTTGTGCGCGGACAAGGATACATTCAAACTAAAGAAGATATTGAAAACACTGTTGTCAAAAACTCGGCCAACGGAATTCCTGTTTTCTTAAAAACAGTTGCAACCGTCCAGATCGGCGCGGATATTCGCCGCGGTTCTCTCGAAAAAGACGGACAAGGACAAGTAGTCGGCGGCATCATTGTAATGCGTAACGGCGAAAATGCAAAAGCCGTCATCGACCGCGTCAAAGAAAAAATTGAAGAATTGAAAAATGGTTTGCCCGAAGGCGTCGAGATTAAGACTTCGTATGATCGCAGTACGTTGATTGATGAAGCGATCGGAACGCTGGATCGCGCGTTGATCGAAGCCGCTATCGTCGTTTCGCTGATGGTTGCACTGTTTCTTCTCCATTTTAGAAGTATTCTCCGGATCATTATTGAAATTCCGGTCGCCGTACTTCTTTCTTTTATTTTGATGCGTGTTTTCGGAATTACATCGAATATTATGAGCCTGGGTGGAATTATTCTTGCCATCGGCGTCATCGTAGATTCGTCCATTGTCATGGTCGAAAACGCTTATCGGAATATTGCCAATGCCATTAAGGAAAAAGGACATTTAAACGCTAAAGATTACAAAACCTTATCCATTCAATCGGCCAAACAAGTTGGCCGGGCAATTTTCTTTTCTGAACTGATCATCCTCGTCTCTTTTCTGCCAGTATTTTTGCTCACCGGGCAAGAAGGTAAGCTTTTTATTCCTCTCGCATTTACCAAAACATTCGTCATGATCGGCGCTTCGGTGGTGGTCATTACATTAATCCCAGTGCTGATGACGCTATTGATGCGTGGTAAATTTCGCAACGAAAACGAAAATCCTGTTACCAGAGTTACTAATAAATTTTATGAACCGGTAATTCGATGGGTTTTGAAATACCGTAAAATTACGATCGGAATTAATGTGATAGCTTTAATCTCAACGGTTCCGATGATTCTCAATACCGGTTCTGAATTCATGCCGCCGCTCGACGAAGGCTCAATACTCTACATGCCGGTCACTCTGCCCAACGCATCCATTACCGAGGTTAACCGAATTTTGCAGACGCAGGATAAAATTATCCGGAGCATTCCGGAAGTGCATCACGTTCTCGGTAAAGCCGGTCGCGCCGAAACGGCAACGGACAATGCGCCGTTAAGCATGATTGAAACGATCATATTGCTGAAACCGAAGAATACCTGGCGTCCCGGAATCACTAAAAGCGATATCATCAACGAACTGGATTCCAAGTTGCAAATCCCCGGCGTCAGCAACGGATGGACGCAACCGATCATAAACCGAATCAATATGTTGGCGACGGGCGTCCGGACCGATATCGGTTTCAAAGTTTTCGGCAATAATCTCGATACGCTCGAATATTATGCCGTGAAAGCCGAACAGATTTTAAAAGCTGTTGACGGCGCGGCCGATGTGGTTGCCGAGCGTGTACAAAACGGGCTTTATCTTGATATGGCTATTAAACGCGAGGCTATCGCGCGATATGGAATCAATATTACGGATGTGCAGGATATTATCGAGATGGCTATCGGAGGGCAAAATTTAGGAACCATACTCGATGGGCGTATGCGCTTCCCTATCCGGATGCGTTATGATCGTGATCTGCGCAACAATGTTGATGAGCTAAAAAGCCTGATCGTTCCGGTCAATACAGGATCGGCAATGGCATCAACATCGATGAATGCCAAATCGGTTTATCGTCCTGTTGCCAATAACAGTATGAATGACCCGGTGATGAATTCCAATGAAACTGTAACCAATCCGTTTTCGCTCGATCGTATCGATCAAAACGCCAAATTGTATCTTCAATTATCAGAATTGGCTGATATTCGGATCCAGTCGGGCCCGCCGATGATAAGCAGTGAAAACGGCATGTTACGCTCGATCGTGTACATGAATACGCGCGGCCGAGATATGGGCAGTGTGATGAATGACGCCAAACGCGCGATTGAATCGCAATTAAAACTTCCGAGCGGTTACTCGTACACATGGAGCGGACAATACGAAAGTAAGATGCGTGCGCAACGCACGATCACGATCATCATGCCGGTTGTTTTTTTGATCATTTTTGTATTGCTCTATTTCACGCTTCATGATTACAAAGAAGCGTTTGTAGTAATGCTGTCCGTGCCGTTTGCGTTGATCGGCGGCGTGTACATGATTTACGCCATGGGCTATAATTTTTCAGTTGCCGTATGGGTCGGATTTATTGCGCTATATGGAATCGCCGTTGAAACCGGCGTCGTGATGGTGGTGTATCTTCATGAGGCTCTGGATAAACGGTTGCGTGCGTTTCAAAATGGCGAACGCGGAGCTATAACGGTTAAAGATATTTACGAAGCCACCATCGAAGGTTCTGTACTGCGCTTACGTCCAAAACTCATGACGGTCTGCACCAGTTTGATCGGCCTGGTTCCTGTCATGTGGGCAACCGGAACGGGTTCGGACGTGATGAAACCGCTCACGGCGCCGATGATCGGCGGATTGATCACGTCAGCCGTTCACGTTTTAGTTGTCACGCCGATTTTATTTGCCATGATGAAAGAA